In Fluviispira sanaruensis, a genomic segment contains:
- a CDS encoding DUF1688 family protein, whose product MSENMTDYSGDINDIEYIFSPATIRKKSLEIYNLTIADKTQFQIHLDKVDEVAKFVIDVTLSNYPKLNIPFHSRWNHFNVGNIDRVSELILQLEKKTPTQQTKAKLDLVVVSVLLDAGAGMRWRYLEQKSGKEYARSEGLAVASFRLFLAGFFSADKKNPLRVDAERLLNISENELTEGLQVSEKNPIIGIQGRLKLLHNLGHALHNDVDLFGTESQRIGNMLDYFQEKSPSGKISATFILRTLQQGLGSIWPGRATINQVNIGDVWNYSPLGEGIQALVPFHKLSQWLSYSLFEPLTEAGLSVTHIDSLTGLAEYRNGGLILDSGLITLKNKEEHDKVHLPSSDLIIEWRALTITFLDEIGKKVTEILGKKPSEFPLARVLEGGTWWAGRKMAEQLRKDKSPPLKINSDGTVF is encoded by the coding sequence ATGAGTGAAAATATGACGGATTATAGCGGAGACATAAATGATATTGAATATATCTTTTCTCCAGCAACCATTCGAAAAAAATCTTTAGAAATATATAATTTAACAATTGCAGACAAAACGCAGTTTCAAATTCATCTAGATAAAGTAGATGAAGTTGCAAAATTTGTGATTGATGTTACTTTAAGCAATTATCCAAAATTAAATATTCCATTTCATTCTAGATGGAATCACTTTAATGTTGGCAATATTGATAGAGTTTCCGAACTTATCCTCCAACTCGAAAAGAAGACCCCCACACAACAAACTAAAGCAAAACTCGACCTTGTCGTCGTGAGCGTGCTGCTCGATGCCGGGGCAGGTATGCGCTGGCGTTACTTAGAACAAAAATCGGGGAAAGAGTATGCGCGCTCGGAAGGACTTGCGGTAGCAAGTTTTCGTCTTTTTTTAGCTGGATTCTTTTCTGCAGACAAAAAAAATCCTCTGCGCGTCGACGCCGAAAGACTTCTCAATATCAGTGAAAATGAACTGACTGAAGGGCTGCAAGTGTCTGAAAAAAATCCAATTATCGGTATTCAAGGGCGCTTAAAACTTCTGCACAACCTTGGTCATGCCTTACACAACGATGTGGATCTTTTTGGCACAGAAAGTCAGCGCATAGGAAATATGCTTGATTATTTCCAAGAAAAATCACCTTCTGGAAAAATATCTGCCACTTTTATTTTGCGCACACTGCAGCAGGGATTGGGTTCCATCTGGCCAGGACGCGCCACAATCAATCAAGTCAATATTGGCGATGTTTGGAACTACAGTCCTCTCGGAGAAGGGATTCAAGCCCTCGTTCCTTTTCATAAGTTATCCCAATGGCTGTCCTATTCTTTATTTGAACCGCTCACGGAAGCTGGCCTGAGTGTCACTCATATTGATTCCCTCACAGGCTTAGCCGAATATCGCAATGGCGGTCTTATCCTCGATTCAGGTTTAATCACTTTAAAAAACAAGGAAGAACATGACAAAGTGCATTTGCCAAGCTCAGATCTTATAATTGAATGGCGAGCTTTGACTATTACTTTCCTCGATGAAATCGGAAAAAAGGTAACAGAAATTTTAGGAAAAAAACCTTCTGAATTTCCTTTGGCGCGGGTTTTAGAAGGGGGTACGTGGTGGGCTGGAAGAAAAATGGCTGAGCAATTGCGCAAAGATAAAAGTCCTCCTCTTAAAATAAACAGTGACGGAACTGTCTTTTAG
- a CDS encoding alpha/beta hydrolase gives MPKIFNYIKASELKLYNDILLSESSLQNIEMSKFILQKFIAGEEPQDIRDFINLFAKNTNANRLCEIIIENINIFGTQIRFYSHKENRSEKVILHFHSGGFVIGSSQYYDNLFQYIARKSGAAILSIDYKLAPEHKFPYALNQCVELCKEILTNGIQNKISAQSEFYFLGDSAGGNLAANMSHLLGDTYTNIAGQILIYPVLCPVGTTFSYHKFSNGFSLETEHMNIFMSYYLNSAEEKNSKNPKIYPYYFDHFASLPKTMIIAGECDPLRDDAYLYAQKCYENNIEFKYYEFAGTVHGFFSALDSFPEARISADLVCDFISEISDIEE, from the coding sequence ATGCCTAAAATATTTAATTATATAAAAGCATCGGAATTAAAATTATACAATGATATACTTTTAAGCGAAAGTTCTTTGCAAAATATAGAAATGAGCAAATTTATATTGCAAAAATTTATTGCGGGTGAGGAACCGCAAGACATTCGTGATTTTATCAATCTATTTGCAAAAAATACCAATGCAAATAGGCTCTGTGAAATTATAATAGAAAATATAAATATTTTTGGCACACAAATTCGATTTTATTCGCATAAAGAAAACAGAAGTGAAAAAGTCATTCTTCATTTTCACAGCGGTGGTTTTGTCATAGGAAGTTCTCAATACTATGATAATTTATTCCAATATATAGCACGAAAAAGCGGAGCAGCTATTTTATCCATCGATTATAAACTCGCCCCAGAACATAAGTTTCCTTATGCTTTAAATCAATGTGTAGAACTTTGTAAAGAAATTTTAACAAATGGAATTCAAAATAAAATTTCTGCTCAAAGTGAATTTTATTTTTTAGGCGACAGTGCAGGCGGAAATTTAGCAGCAAATATGTCTCATCTTTTAGGAGATACTTATACAAATATAGCAGGCCAAATATTAATCTACCCCGTTCTTTGCCCAGTGGGGACAACTTTTTCTTACCATAAATTTTCTAATGGCTTTTCCTTAGAAACAGAGCATATGAATATTTTTATGTCCTATTATTTAAATAGCGCTGAAGAGAAAAACTCAAAAAATCCTAAAATATATCCTTATTACTTCGATCATTTTGCTTCTCTGCCCAAGACTATGATCATAGCTGGGGAATGCGATCCGTTGCGCGATGATGCCTATTTGTACGCTCAAAAGTGTTATGAAAATAATATTGAATTTAAATACTATGAATTTGCAGGAACGGTTCACGGTTTTTTCAGTGCACTCGACTCTTTTCCCGAAGCTAGGATATCTGCAGATTTAGTCTGTGATTTTATTTCTGAGATATCCGATATAGAAGAATGA
- a CDS encoding TlpA family protein disulfide reductase yields the protein MFKYFLRIAFFIIFLNYTLFCYAKCKEMELPDFEKSLKKLEKVKLVFFSTWCLDCKEKLEKIKEFKSNKDNVILINTFTTKSNPDDVLKAFDLSDFTCVIDSSHKIRKRFSVDKVPKILDYSSTID from the coding sequence ATGTTTAAATATTTTTTGCGCATTGCTTTTTTTATTATTTTTCTGAATTATACATTATTTTGTTATGCAAAATGTAAGGAAATGGAGCTGCCTGATTTTGAAAAATCATTAAAAAAATTGGAAAAAGTTAAACTTGTATTTTTTTCCACTTGGTGCTTAGATTGTAAGGAAAAACTTGAAAAGATTAAAGAGTTTAAAAGTAATAAAGATAATGTCATATTAATAAATACTTTTACGACTAAATCCAATCCAGACGATGTGTTAAAAGCTTTTGACTTGAGCGATTTCACCTGCGTGATCGACAGCTCTCATAAAATTAGAAAGCGGTTCTCAGTGGACAAAGTTCCTAAAATTCTCGATTATTCTTCTACGATTGATTGA